In Synergistaceae bacterium, the genomic stretch GAGTCCTCTTATTGGAACAAATCGAAGATACAACAAAAAGGGAGCTGACGGAATTATATGATACACTTAACCCAATAGAGCTCAGACGAAGGATAGCATCTTTGCGTGAGAGACTCTACCGGAACGCAAAAACGGCCGGCACGGCCGGCCAAGTTTAAAAGTACGGAAGGAGGAAGCATCTTTCTTCAAGTACATTTTTATTTGACGCAACGTTCCACTTTTCAAGTACCTTTTCTTTTGACGCAACATGCGGGTGCGGGGCAATGTTATTGTTTTTTACAATAAAGACCCAGGGAATGATTCCCGCATCGCTGATGACTTTAACAAACGTTGTGCCATCTTTTCTGGACTGACGGTTGGTTTCATCATAATGGATGACGCCGCTGATAAACTCACACAATCCGGGAGTGGCAAGAATCAATTCCCTGTAGGAACGGCATTTTTTTCAGTTTGAGGGATCACCTCTTTTTCAAAACGATTTTTTTCCCTATCTTTCCAATTCCGCTACTTTCGCAAGTCGGCGTTTGAAACGCTCTGTCCCCTTAAAATGGGCATTTAAGAACATTTGAACCAAGTCCCAAGATAGAGCATATCCGGTGACCCCGCCGCCCAGACACATAACGTTCATGTCATCGTCCTCTACTCCCTGATGAGCAGAGAAAGGATCCATAATCAACGCAGCTCTCACACCGGGCACTTTGTTTGCCGCAACACAAGCTCCAACCCCGCTTCCGCAGATAGCAACACCGCGGGTGATTTCACCTCTCACCACCGCCCTCGCCAACGGCACCACAAAATCCGGGTAGTCATCTCCCAAATCTAAGTCATGAGCGCCGAAGTCTTCAACTTTATAACCGGCAGCCTCAAGTGCCGCAGTCAGTTGTGCTTTCAATTCAAACCCACCATGGTCTGCAGCTATGCCAATGCGCATCATTTCTACTCTTTGAGTTGTTAGCGTCGGTTTATTTTTTGGGTTCATCTTTCCGAGGCACCCCCCTTCTTCATAACAGTCCATAACCCGCGATCAAAAGCCGCCAACCGGCTCACAATTACCTGCTTCTTCACGAGCAGACGCGAGCATACCGCCATGATCAACCTCCCGTCACGTTTCACTCAAACCTTGACCGCCAGCTTGGCCTTGAGGGCCTCTATGGCGTTGCCGGCCTTGTGTTTCTCCCACAGAATCCGATCCCTGAGTCAGCTGGAAGCAGAAGGAGGATAATGTCAAAGTCTGGCTAATGCTTTGCCATCGCTGAAAGCATAACAGCCATTTCAATCATACAAGGGATGAGGCCCAAAAAATAGGTGAGAAATTTCAGAAACGGATTTGTTTTATTGCCCCTGCAACATCTCCTTGGATCTCCTGTAATGCCTTATCAGGGCTGTTGTTGAGCTATCATGCTCGAGTTGGCATTTGGCGCCGGGCTCAAGTTCAGAACTGATCCGGGCGGCAAGCACCTTTCCCAGTTCGACCCCCCATTGATCAAATGAGTCGATATCCCAAATGACGCCTTGCGTGAAAACACTGTGTTCATACAATGCAACAAGCGCCCCAAGCGTCACCGGAGTCAGCCGTTCCAGGAGGATCGTGCTGGAAGGACGGTTCCCCTCAAAAGTCCGGTGCGGTACCAGCCATGCTGGCGTACCCTCGGATCGGACCTCCTGCTGTGTTTTGCCAAAAGCAAGTGCCTCCGTCTGAGCAAAGACATTGGCAAGCAGCAAGTCATGGTGGCGGCCAAGAGGGTTAAGCGACTGAACAAACGCGATAAAGTCGCAGGGAATGAGTTTAGTTCCCTGATGAATCAATTGGAAGAAAGAATGCTGTCCATTGGTACCCGGCTCCCCCCAAGTGATTGGCCCCGTTTGATAGGGGACTTCTATCCCCTCGATCGTGACATGCTTGCCATTGCTCTCCATCATCAACTGCTGGAGGTAAGCCGGGAAGCGCTTCAAGTATTGTTCATAGGGAAGGACTGCCATGGTCTCGGCGCCAAAGAAGTTATTGTACCAGAGGCCCAAAAGTCCCATAAGTACCGGCAAGTTACGCTCAAACGGGGCTGTACGGAAATGTTCGTCCATTTGGTGGAAACCGTCAAGCATGGCGTAAAAATTTTCGGGTCCTATAGCGAGCATCGTCGAGAGGCCAATTGCTGAGTCCATGGAGTAGCGCCCGCCGACCCAGTCCCAAAATTCGAACATATTTGCAGTGTCGATGCCAAACTTAGCTACTTCCCCTACGTTGGTCGATACAGCGACGAAATGCCTGGCGACAGCAGCGGGATGTTTTAAAGTTTTTAACACCCAGTCTCGGGCCGTAAACGCGTTTGTCATTGTCTCCAGAGTCGTAAAGGTTTTCGATGATATGATGAATAGCGTCTCCCTGGCATCAAGATCGCGGGTAGCCTCGGCAAAATCGGTACCGTCAATGTTGGAAACGAAGCGGAAAGTCAGGTCACGCCGGCTGTAATAGCGTAACGCCTCATACGCCATCACAGGCCCCAGATCAGACCCGCCGATACCAATATTGATGATGTTGCGGATCGGCTTGCCGGTGTAGCCCCTCCACTCACCGCTACGTACCTGGGCGGAAAAGTTGACCATCTTGTTAAGCACGGCATGGACCTGAGATACGACATCTTCGCCATCCACGATAATTGATTGACCTTTAGGTGTGCGCAGGGCCACATGCAGGACGGCCCGTTTCTCAGTGACGTTTATCTTCTCGCCCCTAAACATGGCATCGATGCGGGCTCGCAGACCGGACTCCTCCGCCAACTGTAAAAGGAGCCGGAGTGTCTCATCGGTAATACGGTGCTTCGAATAGTCAAAGTAAATGCCGACATCCTCGACTACCATACGCTCCCCGCGTTTTGGATCATCCGCAAAGATCTTCCGAAGATGCAAATCCCGAACCTTCGGGTAATGTGCCTCGAGGGCCTGCCATGCCGCGCGTTTCGTTAGCGGTGCGATTCCTGTCATGCAAATTCTCCTTCCATTTGCTATGCATTGTTGTCTGCCAGGACGACGGACAGAAACATGTCGGCATTCAGACTGGCGCCACCGACTCAGACTACATGACGCTTTTTCTCCAGGGTATTGATCAGTGAGTCGAACGAATGGCTGAATTTCTCAACGCCCTCCTCCTCCAGTTGTTGGGCCACACTATTGAGGTTTATCCCGAGCGATTGCAATTTCAGTAAAATCTGTTTAGCCCCATCAGTGTCATGTTCGATGCGAGGCTTCGGATCACCATGATCGCGGTAGGCATCCAGAGTATTGACTGGGATTGTATTCACCGTATCCGCCCCAATAAGAGCCTCAACGTATTTCACATCGCTATGGTTTGGGTTCTTAGTACCGGTACTGGCCCAAAGCAGCCGCTGTGTCCGGGCACCAAGGTCGGATAGTTTTTTAAAACGATTGCTATTAAAGATTACCTTATAAATTTGATATGCTGATTTGGCGCTTGCGATGGCGACCTGCCCAAGCAACTGCTCCGCGAGCTGCGCCTCATCGTTACCTTGCGCGATTGTTTTTTCCAGCATGGAGTCTACAAGCACATCAATTCGACTCACAAAGAAACTAGCCACCGAAGACACATCCTTTACTGGCATTCCTTTGGCAAATCGCTCCTCAAGACCTGTGATGTAAGCCTCGGCCACTTGCTGATACCTTTGGAGCCCAAATATCAACGTCACATTGACATTGATCCCATCGCTGATAAGTTGTTTAACAGCTTTAATACCTTCTGTAGTGGCAGGGACTTTAATTAACACATTTGGACGATTTAAAGCCGTCCATAAGCGGCGTGCTTCAGCGATCGTCTCTTTTGTATCGTACGCCAGGTGTGGATTGACCTCCAGGCTGACATATCCATCCTTGCCTTCAGTTTCGTTATAGACAGGACAAAATTCACGTGCGGCACTCTGCACATCACACTGGCTGAGTGCTTCATAAATTGCCATGCTGTCTTTTCCACCAAGAGCCATGTTCCGGATGTCATCATCATATTCATGGCTGTGCGCGATAGCATTCTCAAATATAGATGGGTTTGAGGTCATCCCCAGCAAACCATCTTCACATATTAATCTCCGGAGCTCGCCGCCGGCAATCAAATCTCGCCGTATATAGTCAAGCCAGATAGACTGTCCAAGTGTTCTCAATTGCCTTAATTTATTTTCTTTCAATTATTTTACCTCCCAGGTATTTATATTTTACAGATATTCGCAAACTTTACATCTCTCAACTTATTATTATATAGATAGAAGGAAAGCAAGATCAATCAACAACCGGACAGCATTCTTTAAGGAATACCTGAACAATGCAACATCAGAACAACAAACTTAAAGCCGCTCGTTTTGTCAGAAGTTGTCTGTTGTTATAAGGGCGTATTCTGGAAATTTACGTGATTAAAGGCCTTGTTGTTTATCTATTTGTCGGGATCAGCAGGACCGATGACGGCGAGAAGCGCGCAGTATTGTAACTTACGCTTCCAAGGAAAAATTCCTTTACAAAACCTCTGCCCTGGCTGCCCATTACAACCATATCCACATCAAGTTCCTTGGCTGTATCTAGAATCTCAACCGATGGATTACCGTATTTTATTACAATGTCTACCTCTGCCTTTCCTTTTTCCTGAATCATTTTTTTCATGCCTTCCAGTCTGGCTCTGTCAATCTTATTAAATTCTTCGATTCGGTTTTCAAGATAGGGACTGATGCGTGTTTTATCCTGAACATGGAGCAGCGTAATCTTTCTGGCTCTATCTGCTGCCATATCTAACAGAGAAGTGAAAGCCAGGTCCGCATTTTCGGAGAAATCAGTGGGATACAGCACATGGTTACCCACCTCACAGCCCAAAGTTTCTGAGCAGCATAACAAACCCGCTGCCCCTTGTTTTTTGGATCTGCTCAGCAGGACCGGTTTTTCTGCGATATGTATTAAATCATTCGCGAGACTGCTGAAGAACACTTCCCCTGTCGAAGAACTCCTCCGGGCTCCGACTACGATAACGGAGTAATCCTCTTCTACGGCGATCTTGTTTATTTCATTTGCCGGAAATCCGGATAATACTCTTGTTTCAACAGTGTAACCCTGTTTTTCCAATGTTTTTTTCTGCTCTTCCAGAATATGATCGTATTTGGAAAACGTCTCTGTTGCACATGCCCTTGAAAATTCGACAACATCGTCCACACTTCGGAACTGCAGCAACAGACATCTTTCAGCTCCAAAAACCTTAAGTCCTCCAACACAGCATACCAGCACATAGGAATCTTTCGATAAATCAGTAGCAACTATGAAATTTTTAAGCATTTATTACCCTCCTTCTTGATAGAATTTGGATATACATTTAATATACATTATAGTATTAATACGACAAATATGGTTGATAACGGACACTACAAACACAAAAACAGACTGAATGAAATGAAAGGATATGGTTAGAATGAAAGTTATAGCCGTCAACGGAAGCCCGAGAAAAAACGGAAACACTGCCATCTTGCTGAAGAAAGCCCTGGAAGGAGCAGAATCGAAAGGAGCTGAAACGAGGCTCGTACATCTGTATGATTTAAATTTTAAGGGCTGTATCAGCTGTTTTGCCTGCAAGGTAAAAAACAGCAGTTGCGGCGGGCTTTGCGCCATTAGGGATGATCTTACAAGCGTTCTTAAAGATATATTGGAATGCGACTCATTGTTGCTCGGTTCTCCGATATATTTAAGCAATGTTACCGGTGAGATGAGGTCTTTTATAGAGCGGCTGATATTCCCTAACCTCTCTTATAATAAGGGAAAACTGTCTATACTGCAGCGGAAGATCGCATCATGTTTTATCTATACCATGAATATTACAGAAGAGATGGCCAAAGAATGGGGGTATGAGCCCCTTTTTGAACAAAATAAAAGTATCCTTGAAAGAATATTAAACGGCAGTTCAGACTTTTTGCTCTCCTTTGACACATACCAGTTCGATGATTATTCAAAGTATGACGCGTCAAACTTTGATGAGGCACATAAGGCAAAAGTAAGGGAGGATCAGTTTCCCGTCGACTGCAGCAAGGCGTTTGAAATAGGAGCGGATCTGGCAAAGAACTGAAGAAACATTATACTGTTAAGATTTGACTAATTTATAAAATATTTTTTTAATAAATTCGGTTGTTATGATATATATATTGTAACAAATACACATATACATTAGCTGACAGAGGTACAACTTCCAGCAGCCCGGCAAGCGGCGTATATGACAGTGTAAGTGTTGCCGATGCTACCCCGATAGTGGTAAGCGTCCAGTCTGCGCACATGTCGGGCGCACCCTAAAAAAATCCCCGACCATAAGGTCGGGGATATGTCTTCTGGTGGGCCCATCAGGAATCGAACCTGAAACCATCCGGTTATGAGCCGGGAGCTCTAACCAATTGAGCTATGGGCCCGTGTCACCTCAGTCGGAAGTGATTACTGATACGGGGCAGCTGTCTATTGCCTCTTTAAGCGCAGGGGAGACTTCCTGTGAAATCACCATGCACTTTCCCGCATCTTCGTCAAGCTTGAAAACCGCCGGGCAGAGCTGAGCGCAGACACCACAGCCGATGCATTCATCAAGGTTGATCTTAATTCCCATGCATGGTCACATCCCTTCCGGCGTAAGATTTTACGCCATGATGGTGATTACGTCAAATGGTAATTTTAATTTTATTTTTCCGGAGTCACTATAAGCTTCACGCCGCCGTCATGGTGCAGTAGGGTCAGCAGCGAACGATAGCTTGGGATCGCCTTGTTTTCAGGCTCCGCTGCCGCTATGAATATCCCTATGCCTGCAACTTCGGCATCGAACTGCTTCGCCATAAGAAGCATCCCCGACGCGGTGCTCCCGCCCCTCATAAAGTCGTCCACTATAAGGACACGGCAGCCTCTTTTCAGCTGTCTCGTGCCTATGTACATCGTTTTGACATCGCCGTTCCCAGTGGGATAATGCACTCCGACTGCCGCACCATCGCTGGGCCTGTTGCGGAAACGGCATACAGCAAGGGGCACTCCCAGGGCATAGGCAGCGAACATCGCTATCGGAATGCCTTTGACCTCTGAAGTCATTACAACATCAGGCTGCAGATCCGTGAACAGGGATGCCATCGCATATCCGAGAGAGAGAGCGGTCTCCGGATTGAAAATAAGGTCGCTGTAATAGATAAGACCGCCCGGGAGGACCCTGTCCGGGTCTGTTAGCTTTTCCGCAGTCTCTTTAAGTATTTTCCCCCTGTATTCAGGGGTACAGAGCGGAATGAATCTGGCCCCTCCGCTTCGGCCGCGGTCAACCTGCATCTGTCCGAACCCTTCAGCCGTCATCGCAGAATCGATCACCTCAACATCGTCGCTTATAACTGTCTTGGAGACATTGAATTTTCCTGCAAGGTCGGTCAGGGACACCAGTTTAGATGGGTATAGCATAAAGTTTGCCGCAAGTCTTACCAGTCTTTCCGTTCTTTGACCTCTCATTACTGCTTCACTCCAATCTGGCGGTTTTTATTACCCAGCTTTTGTCCGTAAATAATGATTCTGTTTTTTTAGCAGAGCCCTTGTCACCGCAAAGCGCGAAGAACGCACTGCCGCTTCCGCAAAGCCCCCAGGCCAAGGAACCGCCTGCTTCGGCAGCTTCAAACGCATCTATATATTCCTTATGTTCATTTAGGGCCAAATCAGCGAAATCATTCGGCAGGAACCCTATAAATTCTTTTTTTCTCAGCTTGTCGAGTATATCCAGCGCTTCTTCTTCAGGGGCATCACAGGCGACAGACAGACCGAGCGCCTCTCTGTACCGGTCGAGATCCGCATAGGCCGCAGGAGTGGACGACTTCCACTTTGGAAACCCCAGCACCCATGTAAGTTCCGGCGCATCATCAAGTAATTTAAGCCTCTCGCCTATACCTTCGGCAAATGCAAGGCAAGCGTCAGAAGCCAAAAACGCCACGTCAGCCCCAAGTTCTGCGATGGCCTCATTGTCTACATTCAATCCGTAGCTGTTCCTGATCCACTTTATCAGCGCCGCCGCGTTTCCGCTCCCGGCACCGATGCCACTCCCCGGAGGATATATCTTATCAAGCCGCATGTGAAGCGGCGGGATATCGGCACCCTTTCCCCTGGCCCATGCGAGTGCCTTTGTGACAAGATTCGGGCCTTTTATGCATAGACCTTTAAGCTCCAGAATATCTTCTGTATTTTCATCATTATAGCAGTAAATTGTCAACTCCTCTCCGCCTTTTTTACTCCAAAAGTTTGAAAATATATTATGAAGCCCATCTGGCCTTCGAGATAAAACCCTGAGCGTGATATTGATTTTTACAGAACAGGCAATCATTGTTTCCATCTCCGCCACCCCATCGTTCATTGCTGTCGGGCAAAAAAGAAGCCCTGGCAAAGGCCAGGGCATAGAGGGCAACCACATTGTCTAGAAAAGGCTCTTCCCGCTGCCTTCAAGCTGCACTTCCACTTCACGGGTCAATACGTCAGCATAACTGAAAGAGACAGTGCTCTGCTGTGAATCGATAAACACCGTAAAGAGACTGGGATAGGTCTCGCGAATCACACCGGTTCTTTCTTCCATTTTTCTGCGTCCGTTCGCAGCACGGTAAAAAATCCGAGAACCCCTGTGCAGACGCACTATCTCACGTATCGATTCTAATGTCTGCGCCATACACGTCACCTCCGACCTGTAATCAATTGATTGTACATCAAAATCCGATAAATATCAAGTCAGACGTAACAACAGGGCATCGCCGGCAAAATAAAATGTAATAAAAGTACGGATTTAATTTTTTATCAGCGCTTATTCTTCATAATTATCCTCTTGTCTCCAACACGTCTGGTGATGCCCTTTGTGTCAAAATATTCAAGCAACGGCAGAATATATTTTCTGCTGCTCCCCGTAAGATCCCTGACTCCGGCAAGTGTTATCTCGCCCTCTATGCCCAGGAGCTTCTCTTTGAAATCAGATTCTATCTCTGATGAAACGAGGAATCCGTCCCCAATGATAACAACTTCCCTGCGTTCCTTGAGGTATGCAAGGATACGGTTCATATCTTTCTGTGTTATATGCAGTATCTCCGGGATCTCGTCAACGGCAGGCATAGCATAGCCTGACCCGCGCATGAGATTTCTTACGGCATCCACATCTGACATAAACCGGGCTTCATCGAAAGGTTCAAAATCTTTGAGCCTTACCCTGCCGTCGTCGACCGTTACCCATGACATTTTTTTAAAAAGTTTGACCAGTTCCCTTACAAAACGCACATCAGGCATTGAGAGGCACTTCGAAACCTCCTCTATGTCCATGCCTCTGCGTTCTGGATGTTCACTGTGAAATTTTTTTAGTCCCGCTGTAAGTTTTGCGTTAAACTCTTCCATCTTTGAAATTGAGAGGAGCGTGGTCTCAACTGTTCTGACCACGCCGATCTTTCCCTTGGCATCGAGGCTTGCGATATGCCTGTCAATTTCCGCAGGCTCTGTCTCCAGAGCCCGAAGCGCTTCTCCGGTCGTCAGCATTCCTTTATATTCTATCAGGGCAAGCAGGCGTTCCTTGAGGCCGACGTCCGCAGAGACCGCCTCAAGAAATCTTATCAGCGAAATCTTTGAGTTTTTATTCTTTGGCCTCTCGCCGGCAGCAAGCAGCACCCTACCGCCTGCGATAGTGCGCAGCGGGCTGTATGTGCGCAGTATGAAGCGGCTCCTGCAGGAGGCGGTTATCGGTTCTTCGGTGAGGATCTGTGCAATGGCAGTCTCTCCGGGCAGAACCTTTTCCCTGTCCAGAAGAGATAGCCTTGCGACAACATCAGACGTCCCGATATGCAGGCGCAGGCGCTGCCAATGCTCCACAGGTCCGGTAAAAGATGGCAGCACGTCTATGGAGACGTCCAGGCACTCGGTGGGTGAAAAGTGCCCCCTTGCCGCTATGACATCACCCCGTTTTACGTCATCAAGCGATATTCCGGCCAGGTTTATAGCGACACGCTGCCCTGCCGCCGCGCTTGTAACGGATTCACCATGGACCTGCAGCGAACGGACCTTAGACGGTATCACAGGAGGCAAAACTTCGATATCGTCACCTTCTGAAATGATACCGTTTAGCGCCGTCCCGGTCACAACTGTCCCGAAACCTGAAATATGGAAAGCCCTGTCGACGGGCAAAAAGAAAGCGCCGCTGCGATCCCGTTGTCTGCTGTTCTCAACCATGAACTGTATGGCGTCTGTAAGTTCCGGAAGCCCCGCGCCGGTAAGGGCCGAAACGGGTATGACCGGACTGCCGTCCAGAAAAGTGTTCGAGATAAGAGCGTTGACCTCGTCCTTGGCCATTTCAAGCATCTCTTCATCGACAAGGTCTGATTTATTTATTACGGTCAAGCCGTTTTTTATACCAAGAAGCGTAAGGATCTCAAGGTGTTCACGCGTCTGGGGCATAACACCGTCATCAGCCGCGACAACGAACATGACGGCGTCGATGCCGACCGCTCCCGCAACCATCTGCCTTATGAATTTTTCATGTCCGGGAACATCGATGATGCTGATAGTCTTCCCAGATGGAAGTGTGAGCGGGGCAAAGCCAAGCTCAATAGTCATGCCGCGCCGTTTCTCCTCCTGAAGGCGGTCACAGTCCACTCCCGACAGTGCCCTCACAAGCGCTGTCTTGCCATGGTCTATATGTCCGGCCGTACCGATTATGAACGGGTATTCCAGTGCTCCGGCAGTCATGCTTTATTCACTTCCGGGCATGGACAGGATCTCAGCGAAAGCATTGATTATCAATTTTTCATCCCCGGGTCTCAGCGTGCGCACATGGAAAAGCAGCCTGTCCTCAGATGCGCCGGTCACAACAGGCACTGACGCCATGCGCAGTTTTTCTGCGAGGCTGCCTGTGCTCCCAAGCTCAGGCAGCCTTACGGCTACTGCGTATCCCCTGAGCTCCGACTGGGGAAACGTTCCCCCACCCACCGTATCTGCAGCACTGACAACTTCCAGGGATATGGAATTGAGTGCCACGCCTTTAAAAAATGCTTTGAGCCTGCGGCATAACATCTGCGCCCTTTTTTGAAGATCTTGCGGTTTGCTGAAGACCATCTCAAGCGTTGGTATCGAGTTATATTGCCCCTTCAAATAGAGTCTGAGCGTCGCCTCAAATGCGGCAAGGGTCATCTTGTCGACCCTAAGGGCACGAAGAAGCGGAAAGGTGCGGAGCTTTGCGATGATAGCAGCGGAACCGACTATGGCTCCTATCTGCGGACCTCCGAGGAGCTTATCTCCGGAGAAAGTAACTATGTCAGCACCTGCCCCGAGGCATTCGTTTATCGTAGGGTCGCTTGTGAGGCCGACGGAACTTGTATCGACAAGCATGCCGCTGCCCAGGTCCTCCATAAAGACAATGCCCCTACTGTGTGCAAGCGCGGCAAGTTCTTCGCGCGGGACAGAAGAAATAAAGCCGGCGATCCTGTAGTTGGACGGATGCACCTTGAACAGCATGGCCGTATCGTCAGTGATCGCGGATTCGTAATCTTTGAGGTGCGTGCGGTTTGTAGTCCCTGTCTCGACCATCCTTGTACCGGACAGGGCCATGATGTCGGGGATCCGGAAGGAACCTCCGATCTCGACAAGTTCCCCGCGGGAGATGACAGTTTCTTTGTCTCTGGCAAGAGCCGAAAGAGCCAGTATAACGGCCCCTGCGTTATTATTGACGACTATTGCCGCCTCTGCGCCGGTAAGCCTGCAGAGCAGCCATTCGATGTGGTCGTTCCTTTGGCCCCTGCGTCCCTGTTCCGTAGAATATTCCAGCGTATTATAATTTCCGGCTATCTCCACTACGGCTTTTATCGCTTCTTCGGCAAGAAGAGAACGCCCCAGGTTTGTGTGTATGACTACTCCTGTGGCATTGACCACGCGGCGCAGGCTTGAAGACGCTCTGGATCTGAGGCGTTTTTCTGCATCGCGCATAATGCTGTCGGCATCAAAAGCAGCATCGGGGTTTCTCTGTATTTTTGTCCTCTGTTCAGCCAATACATCTGAAATGACCGCCTTTACGGACTCATGCCCTATCTCAGACTCATATTCCGCGATCCACTCCATAGAGAGCAGTTTGTTCATTGACGGTATTTTACGCATGGCGTTCTGAATTTCTTCTTTCAAGAAGTATCCCCTCCGGTCATGCCGATTTTAAGTCATGTTCCTTTATTGATTATAGAGGATATATCCGCGATCTTAAATGGAGGACTGGTCTGCAGCTTAAGTTCAGACAAATTCCATCCATATCCTGTTAGCTATCCTCATTCCTTTTGCGGTCAGCCTCACATTTTTGTCCGTTATTTCATACAGATCGTCCGAAAAATCTCCCAGCACCTCATATATTCTATTCTTTGCAGCGACCCCGAAGCGGCCCTCATAGTCGATGAGATCGATGCCTTCCGTCATTCGAAGGGCCAGCACCGCAGCCTCTCCCGCCATCGCTTCTTTTGTGAGCCTCTCTCCTGAGACTGCCGCGCATTTGCCGCCCTCGATCAGCTCTCCGTATTTTTTCAGGCTGCCTGTGTTTTTATAGCGCCAGCCACCAAGGTATCCCGATGCTCCGGGACCGGCTCCGAGGTACTCTCCTTCGCGCCAGTAGTTTATGTTGTGCCTGCTTTCATGCCCGGGCATTGAGAAGTTAGCGACCTCATACTGATGGAACCCCTTGCGCGGGAGATACCACTGCGCCCAGCGGTACATTGCAAAGCCATCGGATAGGCGATCGGTATCCATCGATTCCCATGGAGTTCCCGACTCGATGGAAAGCTGATACAGAGATATATGATGTACCCCTGAGCGAACCGCCTCATGAAGGATCATGGCCCAGTTTTTAAATGTCTGTTCCGGCAGTCCGAACATGAAGTCCGCATTTACCGAAAAACCGGAGGCAAGCGCCGACGATATCGCCGCATGTGCCTGAACGCTGTCGTGCAGCCGGCCAAGCTGAATAAGCTCCGCATCATCAAAGCTCTGCACCCCTATACTCACGCGGGTGACACGCCAGTCACGCCACAGAAGCAGATGCCCGGCATCCATG encodes the following:
- the selA gene encoding L-seryl-tRNA(Sec) selenium transferase produces the protein MKEEIQNAMRKIPSMNKLLSMEWIAEYESEIGHESVKAVISDVLAEQRTKIQRNPDAAFDADSIMRDAEKRLRSRASSSLRRVVNATGVVIHTNLGRSLLAEEAIKAVVEIAGNYNTLEYSTEQGRRGQRNDHIEWLLCRLTGAEAAIVVNNNAGAVILALSALARDKETVISRGELVEIGGSFRIPDIMALSGTRMVETGTTNRTHLKDYESAITDDTAMLFKVHPSNYRIAGFISSVPREELAALAHSRGIVFMEDLGSGMLVDTSSVGLTSDPTINECLGAGADIVTFSGDKLLGGPQIGAIVGSAAIIAKLRTFPLLRALRVDKMTLAAFEATLRLYLKGQYNSIPTLEMVFSKPQDLQKRAQMLCRRLKAFFKGVALNSISLEVVSAADTVGGGTFPQSELRGYAVAVRLPELGSTGSLAEKLRMASVPVVTGASEDRLLFHVRTLRPGDEKLIINAFAEILSMPGSE
- the selB gene encoding selenocysteine-specific translation elongation factor, with the translated sequence MTAGALEYPFIIGTAGHIDHGKTALVRALSGVDCDRLQEEKRRGMTIELGFAPLTLPSGKTISIIDVPGHEKFIRQMVAGAVGIDAVMFVVAADDGVMPQTREHLEILTLLGIKNGLTVINKSDLVDEEMLEMAKDEVNALISNTFLDGSPVIPVSALTGAGLPELTDAIQFMVENSRQRDRSGAFFLPVDRAFHISGFGTVVTGTALNGIISEGDDIEVLPPVIPSKVRSLQVHGESVTSAAAGQRVAINLAGISLDDVKRGDVIAARGHFSPTECLDVSIDVLPSFTGPVEHWQRLRLHIGTSDVVARLSLLDREKVLPGETAIAQILTEEPITASCRSRFILRTYSPLRTIAGGRVLLAAGERPKNKNSKISLIRFLEAVSADVGLKERLLALIEYKGMLTTGEALRALETEPAEIDRHIASLDAKGKIGVVRTVETTLLSISKMEEFNAKLTAGLKKFHSEHPERRGMDIEEVSKCLSMPDVRFVRELVKLFKKMSWVTVDDGRVRLKDFEPFDEARFMSDVDAVRNLMRGSGYAMPAVDEIPEILHITQKDMNRILAYLKERREVVIIGDGFLVSSEIESDFKEKLLGIEGEITLAGVRDLTGSSRKYILPLLEYFDTKGITRRVGDKRIIMKNKR
- the hemW gene encoding radical SAM family heme chaperone HemW gives rise to the protein MRDRSPFKPPEGAISLYIHVPFCERKCPYCAFESDVPCGGDIETWLCLLEKELKWWGSRIGRPVLKTCYIGGGTPTVLSPRHWALLAGVIDSYFDFEENAEVTVEANPNSMDAGHLLLWRDWRVTRVSIGVQSFDDAELIQLGRLHDSVQAHAAISSALASGFSVNADFMFGLPEQTFKNWAMILHEAVRSGVHHISLYQLSIESGTPWESMDTDRLSDGFAMYRWAQWYLPRKGFHQYEVANFSMPGHESRHNINYWREGEYLGAGPGASGYLGGWRYKNTGSLKKYGELIEGGKCAAVSGERLTKEAMAGEAAVLALRMTEGIDLIDYEGRFGVAAKNRIYEVLGDFSDDLYEITDKNVRLTAKGMRIANRIWMEFV